The Alnus glutinosa chromosome 8, dhAlnGlut1.1, whole genome shotgun sequence DNA segment TAAATGCTGAGAAAAAGGTCTCAGGAAGTTACAATTTTCCTGATTGCATTCTATTGAATCAAAAGATTTAGAAAGTTTTCTGAAGCACATATTGCGTGTACATGAAGGTAGACCATACAAACAGCAGTTTAACATACAAGGTACCATTACATCCATCTCAATATATAGCAACTTAAAACTAAATTGGATGATCTGAACTTTTATCAATAACTTACTGTAATATGACTGAGTTGGACTGTAGTAGGAGAGAAATAGCACCTTAATTTGGTCACTCTCCACATTTCAATGTCAAGAGCATCCATTCCCACATAGAGAAATATGAATGTTTCTGCAATAAATGACATTGTCGCAAAGACATGCCTGCAGAGAGGAGGCAATAAACCAAGTAGAGTGCATAATTAGTTATGACTTTTTAATGtcactaaaatccaaaacaattccTTCACGCATACCTGGTCGTGATTTTTGAACTCTCACTAACATTATGCCATGCATAGTGTGACATCAGAATCCCACAAAAGAAAACAGTAAGAATTCCACTGAGTTGTAGCCACTGCACAAACAAATGGTAGTATACACATTATTGTTTCACAATATGATGATGCCAAAATTGTAGTTAAAACAAGTCAGTGTTGTACATATTAAGGATATATAAGTTCAAGATCATCGCTTGCATGATGCGGATTTTGGTTTCCTTCTTCTCAGATCTTTTTCTCTATTTCCCTCGGTCAGATAAAAATCCCCATAATAAGTCAACTTTCTATGTAGATGgtacttgaaaaaaaattacttgttCATAATGTTAGACTGAGACAGCAACTCAGTGATATGGTCCAAATAAATATTTAGCTCCCTATTCAAATGGAATTGAGACTCAACAATCTAGCACTTCTGCGTCAGTGTAATTATAACATCATACAAAGTGAATGGACCTCTTGAGTACATGCCATTACCTCTGCCAACATGTAGGAGAGATATGCCATTAAAACCATCAAAGAAATTTCCCGAACGCTTGAATGTCTGTAAGCAGATAAAAAGGCAGATTCGTAAAGGTGGCAACCCAAGCTCCAATTTTCTCCCCTCCAGATATAAAGAAGTAATGAACTCTGACATTCACATTACCACCACGACAGAAAGTACTTGAGATCTTTTATGAAACAAATACTTACCTTCCAAAGTATAAGGTTTTAAGAACATATGCCGTCACAAGCCCAGCCTGCAATGAAGTTTTAAGACATGATTTTTCTCACCAAAATAGCCATAATTAGTTATTGGCATTCATTAATGCGAAGATATAAGAAATAGCATTGCTTATTTTTCAAGTATTATGCATAAACTAATAGGTATGGATTGCTAAATTGCTTAAGTTTTAAAGGCCACCATCTCTTTATtgttaaattgaatttttctttcactCAACCGCTAACTCTAATTCTAGTTAGTAATCCAAATGATCATGAGCATgtagcattatttattttcagctTATTTGCCCTGCTTATTATAGTTGCTCATTCTTGGAGCAGAATCTGTGGGTCTGGCTTATAAGCCCTATAATGTCGCCTTcgcttaaaaatattttattatttcttttctttaaccATTACTCTTAACTCTAGGAACTAACCCACATGAAGGACGCCTTATTTGACAGTTAACTGAAATGATATATTGACTTTGTGCAGAAAGCACAATCTATTTTCAGCTCAAAACAAGATGGCCATACTTGCTGCTAGCTCCAAGCACCTCAATCTTGGAAGAGTTAATCAATGATAAAAAGACATTCTGAGCAGTTCTAAAAAATGATCAAATCAAGAAATTTGAGGGGTGAGAAACTTAGATAGCCACAGCTCAATGAACAATTAACCTTAATATCAGAGAATTGAAactcataaaataaaacataagatAAATGAGAGAGGGGAaagcagagaaagagaaaatgattTGATGTGGTTCAGCCTTAGAGACCTACATCTATCATTGGTAATGCCCAATAGGGCTACATGCCACATGCCACACGAGGAAGAGTGATAaatgtattatttaaatgacaaaattcatcattttctataaatttaagtttttgggataagtagtgTCACACAAATTCAACCAAAAGGAACTCGCTTTATTCATTGGACGGCAAGATTGTTAAGTCACAGGTAGACACATAGAGGTATATTAATGTCATGTATTAGGTCAAGTAATCAATTGAAAAGATCATGCTTCATGCTTGTATACCCATTTTAACCATCGTGACTTACAACGACTCCAAGAGCAGTGCTTGccaagaaaagataaaagaaatccCCAACAACAGGGAGTATTGTCCTGCTATCTATTCTTGAAACATCAAGCTTCTGTATTGTATTGAAGAGAACAACTGTTGTTGCATCATTCACAACTCCTTCCCCAAAAACTAGGCTGTATAGCAGAGGAGTTTCATCTTGATGAAGAACCTACATGTAGATATAGTATCATAGAACATCCAACACTCAAAGCAGCTGGCCGCCAATTAAAACAAAGAgaataattacaaatccaacCAACCTGCAGTGTACACACTGTATCAGTTGATGAAAATATTATTCCTACAGCTGAATCAgaacaacaaaaatttatttgcaaATAATGATTGTTAATACAAAAACAGTAAATCCAGAAATTAAAGTTCTTCCATGTAACATGTATATAAGGGTGACAAAGACAAGAATCTTACCAAGATAGTCTCGTGCGGTCAGACCAACAAAGCCTAGCTTAGGAAACAGCCACCAGCTGCCTGGGCCAACAACAACATGCAGAGGTTCAGAAGTGaattcatgaaaaaaataacCACAGAAAACAGTAACAAAGAATTGACTAGAAATGAAACGATAGATTTAAATGTTACCGGCTGTAATAATTATTAATGAAATAAAAGCACCAATCACCCCAAACAACATGATAGTTAGGAAATTCTGGAAGAACTGCTTTTTCTTCACCTGAAATCTGCATCAGAAATATAGCATATGCAAGTAAGTTAAAGTCTAAGTTATTAAATATGGAGTCATCCGAACCAATTCAAGAATCTGCTTAATTATAAGAAAGATGCCCTTACCCAGCATTGAATATTATCGGTGGAAGGAGATAAATGAAGAACAATTCTTCGTTAAATGCAAGGATATGAGAACTCTTCCCTTTGCTCAGAAACAAGATGATAGCTCCAGCTACGCATCCCTATTGAAACAGATAGAGCATTTAGAGGCAATACGTACAGGATTGAAGTACACAAGATTAACCCACCTTTCATATTGCTATTaaaattaacacaaaaatacCTGAGCTAATTTCTTCTTTAACTTtcaaacaacaatttttttttttttttcgcactACGTCCAGATAAAGGAtatcaaaagaatcaaatgGGCACTAGCTAACACATACAAAttacaaacacacacatagaAAGAGAAATAGAGTGAGACGGAGAGATTACGGTCAAAATGGCAGTGATGGACTCGTTAAACCAGCGGCTTTCTTGGAGCAAGTGACCGATGACTAAGCAGAGAGAAAGAACCGCCACGAATACCGTTACAGGAACCACCTGTGCATGGTCGTTCCCAAGGTTGCTAACATATTCAGACACTACCATCGTTGCCCCTTTCGTTAGCTCTGCAACTCTAATTAATCCCACACAAACACAGAGAGAGCCGAGaggtgagagacagagagagagaagattttCCCAGGAAAGGAAACGTTCGAGTGTTTGTATTGGGGACAGACACGTAGGGAAAGCTGCATGGGAGGATAACACGTGGTGATCAATCTGGTACAACCCTAGGGACTGCTATTTATGTGAAGAGAATGTTGTCGTTTTGCCTCCGCAAAATTTCGTACTGTTTCCCAAGGCATTGTAGCTGTCACACATTTCAAGTTCTTACAAGCGACAACGTTGGATCGAAGGTAAAAAAGATTTTTAGCAATGTTTCTTGATCAATGCTTGGAATACTTAACTAGTGCTGGTGCAGAGGGTAGTTCAAGCCCGTAAATTTTTTATGGACTCACTTACCAGtcttctttaaataaatatttagatagtccaaaatttattaggacaaataaaattagtaaaaagttcTCTCACATTGTTATTGcttggtaattaattaaagatcGAATGTGCTATTGGGGTTTTGGAGGAAAAAGTTTGCGCCAATTTTGTTATAGCAGCCAGGAATCTATAGACCACCTTTTCCTCCACTGTAATTTCTGTTGTAGAATTTGGTGTAATATGATGGCTTCGTGTTTGGTTTCAGTTCCATGTGTTGTTTGTAGCTCAAATACTCGTCAAAAGAGGCTATTGTCGCTcaaattaatgctccgtttgtttcggcataaaatgatttttagaaaataatttcagtatttttcggtgtttggtagaggCGAAAATAATGATCAACCAGAAAattatttctgtttgaccaaaaatacttaataaatttcgaaaaatgatttacactttttaaaagcgtaaattattttccgtAGATGGTAGACGCAGTCGATTCTCTTTTAAACAATGCAGTcaacctttacgttcaagcagttgactattaCCGGATTCCGACGAGCCAGATTCCGACACCGGTTGGTGTCGGAATCTGACAAATtatgccggaatccggcgacttCCGGCAACCGTCGCCGGATTCAGGCCGTACCATGCCAGGTTCCGGCCAGACTGGCCGGAATCTTGCCGGAGCGGCCGGATCCCCAGCCGTCTGGTCGGGATATGATAGGATTCTCATTTCTCAAACCTTCCCCTTTGTTGAGTCCCTATGTTTGTTTAGTCCCTATGCCTTGAACCTTTCCCTTTAGTGAGCCCCTATGCtttgattgtttaatttctGCAAGATACAATATCTTTCATTAATTGTTTTCTACAAATTACAATGTTTCATTAAACTCAATTTAGCCTGTTTTTTCCTTATATAAAGATGTAGATGCCATATGGCAAGGGCATGAAAAGAAAACTATCTTTGCTTGAAGTAAACATTGGAGGCCCAGTCCCCTCGAAGTGAtctctcctttctctttttctcctatttctttaatttcttttaataagaATCCTTTGGATcccatcatttggtatcagagcgttCGTTCTTGGGCTATTTATtagctgaatttttttttctcttgtcgTGGTGGTTCTCTTCCTTGTTGCCGCTCTTGCACCGCCGCTGTGTTGGTTGTGAAGCCATGACGTAGAAGTTCGTCGATTGTGGAGCTTTGGCCGTGAGTTGCTGGTCTGTGTGATGAAGTCATTGCTGAATTTTTAATTGAAGAAGACAACTGCTGTTTGAGTTACAGGATTAACCAATACTAGTGTGCTTCCTTTCCTGCCTGTTCCAATGTAAGGATACACTTATTCCTGTTTTTGGCTTATGTTATTCCGGTTTTATTCTTGGACCCGAACCTGTTTGGCCGTGGGTTTAAGACAATCTTAGCTCAGATTTTATTATTCTAAGAATAGCCTATTCCGGATAAGggcaagcaaaaaaaaaaaaagaaaaaaaaaaaaggaaagaagaagaagaaagttttaTGCCCTACACACGCAACCAGAAGCGCGTACTAGAAATTTCTGATTTAACAACTTATTCAATGGGCTCCACTAGCAATTCGACACGCAAGGAGGACACTCCACTAGAGTGATAGTTCGACTCCGGATTTTTAAAGCAGTTAAAGGAGCTTATTACACAAGTCATCCAGGAATAACGTAGCACGGGGCAACTCCACCTCAAACCCCACCTGCAACACGACATCGCAATCATGACTACAACCTTCCACGCATGAAGATGGACTTTCCTCGATGGGATGAAGATGATCCATCCGGTTGGGTATCAAGGGCGGAACAATTTTTTCGTTATCATTGAACGCCAGAAGCCTCTAAGGTTGACATTGCATCCATCGATCTTGAAGGTGAAGCCATTCAATGGTATGATTGGTTTGAAGCAAGCCATGGGTTGCTCACCTGGACGGCATTTGTGGAAGGACTTTTAGTACGATTTGGCCCCTCTGCATTTAAGGACGTCGATGGTGAACTAGCGAAGATTCGACAAACCTCAACAGTCAGCGAATATCAAAGCCGATTTGAGTGCTTGGCGAACCGTACCCGCAATTGGTCATAGAGACAACTAATCAGTACATTCGTCGAGGGACTTCGACCTGATATCAGTAGAGAAGTCAAGACTTACAGACCACGGACCATAGTAGCTACATTTTCATTTGCAagagttcaagaagaaaaaattagtgACGAGGCACACAGACCAACTAGGGTGTCAAGTAGATCAGTCACTGGGGGGAATGCCTCCTCCTTCGCACCAACACAGAAAACTACTCGCTTAGCCCAAGAAGAACTTAAAGAAAAAACTGCCAAGGGCTTTGTTGGCATTGCGACGAGAATTGGCATAGAGGGCACGTGTGCAAACAAAGGAAACTTTTGATGATTGAACCAATGGCGTCAGAAATACACAGTGATGAGTTTGAGCACAAAGACAATACACTTGACACTAACGAAGACGAGGTGACTTACACTGTAAATGCATTGGCCGGCTATTCCAACCCGCAAACAATGAAGGTTAGTGGTTTCCTCAAACACTAGCCAGTTGCAGTGTTAATTGACACAGGTAGCACCAATAATTTCCTTGATGAAGGTATTGCTAAAAAACTCAGTTCTTGTAGAACCTTGTGAGCAATTTGAAGTCAAATTAGCAGATGGGGGTACTTTGACATGTAAGAGTAAGTGCTCAAATGTCAAGTTGGTCGTGCAAGATCAAGAGCTTCGAACTGATTTATACTTACTGCCACTTGGCGATTATGAGGTGGTTTTAGGTATTGAATGGCTAAAGACGCTGGGTGATGTGCTATGGAATTTCTCCAAGCTCACCATGAAGTTTACATTGAATGGGACCAAAGTAACATTCTGTGGGAAACGTGGTAACAACATCACCATTGCCAGTAGCCACATGATGGAACGGATTTTGAAGAAGCCCTGCAAGGGGTACTTGTTACAATTAAGAAGTGAAACTGCAACTCTGTCAGAAAACTCGAGCTTAGCATTAGCTCCATTGCTATCTgaattttctgatatttttgcTAAACCTACCGGGCTACCGCCCCAAAGGTCACATGATCACCGAATTCCTCTATTGCCAGGGAGTGCACCCACCAATGTACGGCCGTGTCGCTACCCTCACTTTTAAAAAACAGAGATTGAACGAATCGTCCAAGAAATGCGTGACGCTGGCATCATCCGCCCAAGTGTCAGCCCTTATTCTTCTCCGGTGTTACTAATACGCAAAAAAGATGGATCTTGGCAAATGTGCGTCGACTACCGAGCTTTAAACGGCATTACTGTTAAAGACAAGTATCCTATTCCTGTCATAGATGAGTTACTTGATGAATTGGGCGGGGCAAAACAATTCTCTAAACTGGATCTTTGCTCAGGATACCATCAAATCCGCGTCCATAGTGACGATGTGCCGAAGACCGCATTTCGAACTCATGATGGTCACTATGAATTCTTGGTAATGCCCTTTGGGTTGACCAACGCTCCCTCAACCTTTCAAAGTCTTATGAATGACATCTTTCGGCCATATTTATGTAAAtttgttctaatttttttttcgatgataTACTTATCTATAGTTCAACTCTTGAAGATCATTTATGTCATCTACGAACTGTATTTTCTTTACTTCAAAAACATTCCCTCTTTGTGAAGAAGTCCAAGTGCAGCTTTGCAAGCTCCACAGTAGAATATCTTGGCCACATTTTATCCAAAGACGGGGTAGCAGCAGACCCCTCTAAGATTCAAGCCATGGTCGAATGGCCTATTCCGAAGACAATTAAGGCTTTGCGTGGGTTCTTGGGTTTGACAGGCTATTACCGTAAGTTTGTACGAGATTATGCAAGATCAGTGCTCCATTAACAACTTTGCTAAAAAAAGAGGCCTTCCGATGGACTGAGGCTGCAGAAGAAGCCTTTGCCAAACTCAAGCATGCCATGACAACCACACTAGTGCTTGCCTTGCCGGATTTCACTAAACTTTTCGTCATTGAGAGTGATGCTTCTGGGGTAGGCATTGGAGCAGTCCTTATGCAGGAGGGTCGACCATTAGCTTTTACCAGCAAGGCATTGTCACCATTACACCATAGTACGTCAGTCTATGACAAGGAGATGCTCGCTGTCGTACATGCTGTTACCAAATGGCGGCCTTACTTAATTGGTCGACGGTTCCAAATACGCACTGACCACCGTAGCCTCAAATATTTGTTAGAACAACGGATTTCTTCCATGGAACAACAAAAATGGGTAACCAAATTGCTCGAGTATGACTATGAAATTGTCTACAAGAAAGGGGCTGAGAATTTGGCGGCCGATGCACTCTCACGCATCCCTGAATATGCAGAGCTCCATAATATCTCAACGCCCACCTGGCTCACTTTTGAGCTCATTAAGGAAGAACAACACCGTGACCCTAAACTCCAACAGATTGTTCAAAGGCTAACCCACAACCTTTCCTCCATTCCACGCCACTCATTGGTTAGGGATCACCTTCGCTACAAAGGCCGAATCATCTTGGGTGCCAACTCCACTCACAAAGTTACTATTTTGCATGAATTACATGCAGCCCCAAGTGCCGGGCATTCCGTGTTCCTTCAGACCTACAAATGCATATCACGATTATTCTATTGGAAAGGAATGAAGCAGGATATCAAACAATTTGTGGCCGAATGCGAAGTTTGTCAACGACAGAATGGTGAAACAGTAGCAAGCCCTGGATACCTACAACCGTTGGCAATCCCTACTGAAACTTGGCTAGATATTTCAATGGACTTCATTGAGGGTTTACCATCCTCCCAGGGTAAAACCACTATCCTTGTTGTGGTGGATCGCCTCACGAAGTATGCTCACTTCTGTTCAGTTGCCCATCCCTACACGGCCTCCACTATTGCACAGCTCTTCGTGGACAACATTGTCAAATTACATGGAGTTCCTCAGTCAATAATAAGTGATCGAGATAAGATTTTCACCTCTCACTTTTGGAAAAAGCTTTTCCGTTTGTAGGGCACTCAGTTGAAAATGAGCACATCCTATCATCCCTAGACCGATGGGCAGACAGAGGTGGTAAATCGGTGTTTGGAGAACTACTTACGATGTTTCATGAGAGACAAGCCCAAGGAGTGGGTCAAGTGGCTCCCATGGGCCGAATGGTGGTATAACACCATTTATCCCTCGGCTACCAAAATGACTCCTTTTGAAGCAGTTTATAGTCGGCCTCCCCCGATCCTACCCCCCTACACTACTGGCTCGTTGATGGTAGATCAGGTAGATCGTGTTCTTCGCGATCGCACTCAAATCCTACGTCTTCTCAAAGAAAATCTTACCGTTGCACAATCCCGCATGAAGCATCAAGCTGATAAACATCGAAGTGAACGCGAATTTAAAATTGGTGATTGGGTTTTTCTCCGCCTACAGCCTTATTGCCAACTCTATATTCAGGTGCGATCTTCCATGAAGCTCTCGCCACGTTTTTATGGGCCGTATAAAGTATTGCAGCGCATTGGTCCTGTCGCCTACCGCCTCGACCTTCCATCTCACTCCAAGATCCATCCAGTTTTCCATGTTTCATGTCTGAAAAAGAAATTGGGCGAGCAAGTCCTTCCCCAACAGCATTTGCCAGACATTACCTCTACAGGCAAAGTACGTATTCAACCCACTGCCATTCTGGATCGCCGGCTTGTGAAACGCCATAATCAAGCTGCCATCGAAGTTCTCATTCAATGGGCCCACATGCCCCCCGAAGATGCCACATGGGAACCCTACGAAACAACCAAGGAACGGTTTCTTGACTTCCTTGATACtcaaccttgaggacaaggttggCTTTAAGGGTGGGGGAATGATAGGATTCTCATTTCTCGAACCTTCCCCTTTGTTGAGTCCCTATGTTTGTTTAGTCGTTATGCCTTGAACCTTTCCCTTTAGTGAGTCCCTATGCtttgattgtttaatttctACAAGATACAATGTCTTTCATTAATTGTTTTCTACAAATTACAATATTTCATTAAACTCAATTCACTCTATTTTTTCCCTATATAAAGATGTAGATGCCGCATGGCAAGGGCATGAAAAGAAAACTATCTTTGCTTGAAGCAAAC contains these protein-coding regions:
- the LOC133875836 gene encoding sodium/hydrogen exchanger 4; protein product: MVVSEYVSNLGNDHAQVVPVTVFVAVLSLCLVIGHLLQESRWFNESITAILTGCVAGAIILFLSKGKSSHILAFNEELFFIYLLPPIIFNAGFQVKKKQFFQNFLTIMLFGVIGAFISLIIITAGSWWLFPKLGFVGLTARDYLAVGIIFSSTDTVCTLQVLHQDETPLLYSLVFGEGVVNDATTVVLFNTIQKLDVSRIDSRTILPVVGDFFYLFLASTALGVVAGLVTAYVLKTLYFGRHSSVREISLMVLMAYLSYMLAEWLQLSGILTVFFCGILMSHYAWHNVSESSKITTRHVFATMSFIAETFIFLYVGMDALDIEMWRVTKLSFGTSMGIYGTLILLILLGRAAFVFPLSALSNYMNRKAERTSVITFKHQVMIWWAGLMRGAVSVALAFKQFTYSGVTSDPINATMITNTIVVVLFSTLVFGFLTKPLISYLIPHHETIKITHRESVPPNEDLNVPLLSLEESVGTNISRAKDSLSLMIERPVYTIHFYWRKFDDAYMRPIFGGLVSTPTDC